The following proteins are co-located in the Psilocybe cubensis strain MGC-MH-2018 chromosome 5, whole genome shotgun sequence genome:
- a CDS encoding putative amino-acid permease (putative amino-acid permease C777.04) — protein sequence MEQFQLRSRASNGPPTLPSEYEVNGHTIRSNNDIHNATMNKFSASLDAARLRLEKYQQRWSEIGEELPPQINRRPNVGGPVGLAGLYVDPALGFALGWNAWYSWAIILPTELSAATILFNGFFPNGSAESINTINLITISVFLVLAIGINCFGSRAYGEAEFSFSCFKILTVVSLVLGGIILDLGGGTEGFIGLKNWRNPGPFVEFRAKGTLGRFLGVWSSMIQAVFAFSGTEIPGVAAGEVQNPAKVIQVTSVLALTFPLLNISSEHPSCGESRLDTNASGLLVRSDDPRLTGPTIGSPGHTLVLSSPFVIAMQNARLKHLEHIYNAAFVISAFSAATSDVYISSRFLYYLARCGHAPRFCAAIFRNEANKTIIPWVGILASACFALMAFMSLSRTRAEEIFHWLSSLNSTTALLSWIGMLFTYLRWYQGTIAAEKKDKDFKQTHQELYKNRYRMQPWIAIYAFVMCVLILIFNGWFVFTRPGPWRMARELEDNSLENDPAIGNWVPAFVSSYLTIIMIFRTKMVTLHEMRFERGRIPEIHEEEPTTRWSRLLAVLF from the exons ATGGAGCAGTTCCAGCTACGTAGTAGGGCCAGCAATGGTCCACCTACTTTGCCTTCGGAGTATGAAGTGAATGGTCACACGATTCGGTCCAACAATGATATCCACAACGCAACAATGAACAAATTCAGTGCATCATTGGATGCCGCAAGACTTCGGCTGGAGAAGTATCAACAAAG ATGGAGTGAGATCGGAGAAGAGCTACCACCACAAATCAATCGAAG GCCCAACGTTGGAGGACCTGTTGGACTTGCAGGATTATATGTTGATCCCGCATTGGGATTTGCCCTAG GCTGGAACGCTTGGTATAGCTG GGCGATAATCTTGCCGACCGAATTGAGTGCCGCAACGATACTATTTAATGGATTTTTCCCTAACGGTAGCGCTGAGTCCATAAA TACTATCAACCTCATAACAATAAGCGTATTC CTCGTCCTTGCCATTGGTATTAACTGCTTCGGGTCTCGGGCGTATGGAGAGGCAGAGTTTTCCTTTAGCTGTTTCAAGATTCTTACCGTTGTTTCGCTCGTACTTGGAGGAATAATCCTCGATCTAGGCGGTGGAACAGAAGG GTTTATTGGCCTCAAGAATTGGAGAAATCCTGGGCCTTTTGTAGAATTTAGAGCCAAAGGAACCCTCGGCAGGTTTTTGGGCGTCTGGTCTTCGATGATTCAG GCAgtctttgctttttctgGAACCGAGATTCCTGGTGTCGCTGCTGGAGAG GTACAAAATCCGGCAAAGGTAATCCAAGTCACTTCAGTTTTGGCACTCACGTTTCCTTTGTTGAACATATCTTCAGAACATCCCTCGTGCGGTGAATCGCGTTTGGATACGAATGCAAGTG GACTGTTGGTTAGGTCTGACGACCCTAGGCTCACAGGACCGACAATAGGGAGTCCTGGACACACCCTTGTTCTATCTTCGCCCTTTGTCATTGCCATGCAaaatgcacgtctcaaacACCTGGAGCATATTTACAACGCAGCTTTCGTTATTTCTGCCTTTAGTGCCGCAACTTCAGATG TGTATATCTCTAGCCGATTCCTGTACTATCTTGCAAGGTGTGGCCACGCTCCGCGATTCTGTGCCGCAATTTTTCGGAATGAAGCAAATAAGACAATTATTCCATGGGTTGGAATTCTTGCATCTGCTTGTTTTGCATTGATGGCGTTCATGTCTTTGTCTCGAACAAGAGCTGAGGAA ATTTTCCATTGGCTCTCATCTCTGAACAGCACGACTGCCTTGCTGTCATGGATTGGCATGCTTTTTACATACCTTCG TTGGTATCAAGGGACTATTGCTGCGgagaagaaagacaaagattTCAAGCAAACTCACCAAGAGCTGTACAAGAACAGATATCGCATGCAACCATGG ATTGCAATTTATGCTTTTGTTATGTGTGTGCTTATCCTGATCTTTAACGGGTGGTTTGTTTTCACACGTCCTGGTCCCTGGAGGATGG CTCGGGAATTAGAAGATAATTCTCTCGAGAACGACCCAGCAATAGGGAACTGGGTGCCGGCCTTTGTTTCATCTTATCTCACCATT ATCATGATTTTCAGAACCAAAATGGTCACACTTCACGAAATGCGCTTCGAAAGAGGCCGTATCCCTGAAATCCATGAGGAAGAACCCACGACCCGTTGGAGTAGACTCCTAGCAGTGCTTTTCTGA
- a CDS encoding Proline-specific permease — translation MSIMLVLAIGINCFGSRAYGEAEFAFSCFKILTIVSLIITGIILDLGGGTGGFIGFKNWRDPGPFVEWRAKGSLGKFLGVWSSMSQAVFAFFGTEIPGVAAGEVQNPAKNIPRAVNRVWIRMQVVCFATLFYVLAVFVAGLLVRSDDPRLTGPTTGSPGHTLVLSSPFVIAMEYSHLKHLEHICNAAFVISAFSAATSDGQYIYYD, via the exons ATGAGCATAATG CTCGTCCTTGCAATCGGTATCAATTGCTTCGGGTCTCGGGCGTATGGCGAGGCAGAGTTTGCCTTTAGCTGTTTCAAGATTCTTACCATTGTATCTCTCATAATTACGGGAATCATTCTTGACCTGGGAGGCGGAACAGGAGG GTTTATTGGCTTCAAAAACTGGAGAGATCCAGGCCCGTTCGTGGAATGGAGAGCGAAGGGTTCCCTCGGCAAGTTCTTGGGTGTATGGTCTTCAATGAGTCAG GCcgtttttgcattttttggGACCGAAATTCCCGGTGTCGCTGCTGGAGAG GTGCAGAACCCGGCAAAG AATATTCCTCGCGCAGTGAATCGCGTCTGGATACGAATGCAAGTGGTCTGTTTTGC AACCCTGTTTTATGTCCTGGCAGTCTTTGTGGCAGGACTGTTGGTCAGGTCTGACGATCCTAGGCTCACAGGACCGACCACAGGGAGTCCTGGTCACACCCTTGTTCTATCTTCGCCCTTTGTCATCGCCATGGAATATTCGCATCTCAAACACTTAGAGCATATCTGCAACGCAGCGTTCGTAATATCTGCGTTCAGTGCCGCTACTTCAGATGGTCAGTATATCTACTACGACTAA